In Manis pentadactyla isolate mManPen7 chromosome 8, mManPen7.hap1, whole genome shotgun sequence, the following are encoded in one genomic region:
- the HMX2 gene encoding homeobox protein HMX2 produces MGSKEDTGKGCPAAGGVSSFTIQSILGGGPSEVPREPAGWPARKRSLSVSSEEEEPDDGWKAPACFCPDPHGPKELGPKHHPPIPFPCLGTPKGGGGAGPTSSERTSFLSPSHPDFKEEKERLLPAGSPSSGPERPRDGGAERQAGAAKKKTRTVFSRSQVYQLESTFDMKRYLSSSERACLASSLQLTETQVKTWFQNRRNKWKRQLSAELEAANMAHASAQTLVGMPLVFRDSSLLRVPVPRSLAFPAPLYYPGSNLSALPLYNLYNKLDY; encoded by the exons ATGGGCAGCAAGGAAGATACGGGCAAAGGGTGTCCGGCGGCCGGCGGCGTCTCCAGCTTTACCATTCAGTCTATCCTGGGCGGGGGCCCCTCGGAAGTGCCACGGGAGCCCGCCGGCTGGCCGGCCAGGAAGCGCAGCCTGTCGGTGTCCTCGGAGGAGGAGGAGCCGGACGACGGCTGGAAGGCACCCGCCTGCTTCTGCCCAGACCCGCACGGTCCCAAGGAGCTGGGCCCCAAGCACCACCCCCCCATCCCCTTTCCTTGTCTGG GTACCCCCAAAGGCGGCGGAGGCGCGGGGCCGACGAGCTCGGAGCGTAcgtctttcctctctccttcgcACCCGGACtttaaggaagagaaagagaggctCTTGCCCGCCGGCTCGCCGTCGTCCGGGCCCGAGCGGCCGCGCGACGGCGGCGCCGAGCGGCAGGCAGGTGCTGCCAAGAAGAAGACGCGCACGGTGTTCTCGCGCAGCCAGGTGTACCAGCTGGAGTCCACCTTCGACATGAAGCGCTACCTGAGCAGCTCAGAGCGCGCCTGCCTCGCCTCCAGCTTGCAGCTCACCGAGACGCAGGTCAAGACTTGGTTCCAGAACCGCCGCAACAAGTGGAAGAGGCAGCTCTCGGCCGAGCTGGAGGCGGCCAACATGGCGCACGCGTCAGCACAGACTCTGGTGGGGATGCCGCTGGTGTTCCGGGACAGCTCGCTGCTGCGCGTGCCAGTGCCGCGCTCGCTCGCCTTCCCGGCGCCGCTCTACTACCCCGGCAGCAACCTCTCGGCCTTACCTCTCTACAACCTCTACAACAAGCTCGACTACTGA
- the BUB3 gene encoding mitotic checkpoint protein BUB3 translates to MTGSNEFKLNQPPEDGISSVKFSPNTSQFLLISSWDTSVRLYDVPANSMRLKYQHTGAVLDCAFYDPTHAWSGGLDHQLKMHDLNTDQENLVGTHDAPIRCVEYCPEVNVMVTGSWDQTVKLWDPRTPCNAGTFSQPEKVYTLSVSGDRLIVGTAGRRVLVWDLRNMGYVQQRRESSLKYQTRCIRAFPNKQGYVLSSIEGRVAVEYLDPSPEVQKKKYAFKCHRLKENNIEQIYPVNAISFHNIHNTFATGGSDGFVNIWDPFNKKRLCQFHRYPTSIASLAFSNDGTTLAIASSYMYEMDDTEHPEDGIFIRQVTDAETKPKST, encoded by the exons ATGACCGGTTCTAACGAGTTCAAGCTGAACCAGCCACCCGAGGACGGCATTTCTTCGGTCAAGTTCAGCCCTAACACCTCTCAGTTCCTGCTGATTTCATCCTGGGACACCTCGGTGCGCCTGTATGATGTGCCGGCCAACTCCATGCGGCTCAAGTACCAGCACACTGGCGCTGTCCTGGACTGCGCCTTCTAC GACCCAACGCATGCCTGGAGTGGGGGGTTGGACCATCAATTGAAAATGCATGATTTGAACACCGATCAAG aAAATCTTGTTGGAACCCATGATGCTCCTATCAGATGTGTTGAATACTGTCCAGAAGTGAATGTGATGGTTACAGGGAGTTGGGATCAGACAGTTAAGTTGTGGGATCCCAGAACTCCTTGTAATGCTGGGACCTTCTCTCAGCCTGAAAAG GTGTACACCCTCTCAGTGTCGGGAGACCGGCTGATTGTGGGCACTGCCGGCCGCAGAGTGTTGGTGTGGGACTTACGGAACATGGGCTACGTGCAGCAGCGCCGGGAGTCCAGCCTGAAGTACCAGACCCGCTGCATACGAGCCTTTCCAAACAAGCAG GGATATGTATTAAGCTCTATTGAAGGCAGAGTGGCAGTTGAGTACTTGGACCCAAGCCCTGAGGTACAGAAGAAGAAGTATGCCTTCAAGTGTCACagactaaaagaaaataatattgagCAGATTTACCCcgtcaatgccatttcctttcaCAACATCCACAATACATTTGCCACAG GTGGTTCTGATGGCTTTGTAAATATTTGGGATCCATTTAACAAAAAGCGACTGTGCCAGTTCCATCGGTACCCCACCAGCATTGCCTCACTTGCCTTTAGCAATGATGGGACTACACTTGCAATAGCATCATCATATATGTATGAAATGGATGACACAGAGCATCCTGAAGATGGTATCTTCATTCGCCAAGTGACAGATGCAGAAACAAAACCCAA GTCCACCTAA